One genomic segment of Ricinus communis isolate WT05 ecotype wild-type chromosome 5, ASM1957865v1, whole genome shotgun sequence includes these proteins:
- the LOC8262529 gene encoding uncharacterized protein At4g22758, which translates to MLLYKPKKNQAAAKGNRFLISVTVLGSAGPIRFVVNEEELVASVIDTALKSYAREGRLPILGSDLNDFFLYCANAGSEALSPWETIGSFGFRNFMLCKKPQPVKVDDGARPHAAITQKGSGSWKSWINKSLNLKISSH; encoded by the exons atgttGCTTTACAAGCCAAAGAAAAATCAGGCTGCTGCTAAGGGCAATAGGTTCTTGATTAGTGTGACAGTGTTGGGAAGTGCTGGTCCGATCCGGTTTGTTGTTAATGAAGAAGAGCTTGTTGCTTCTGTTATTGATACTGCTCTGAAGTCTTATGCTCGTGAAGGTCGCCTTCCTATCCTTGGCTCTGATCTCAATGATTTCTTCCTTTATTGCGCCAATGCTGGTTCGGAAG CTCTGAGCCCATGGGAAACAATTGGATCGTTTGGTTTTCGGAATTTTATGCTATGCAAGAAGCCACAGCCAGTAAAGGTGGATGATGGAGCAAGGCCCCATGCAGCAATTACACAGAAGGGGAGTGGTAGTTGGAAGTCTTGGATTAACAAGTCCCTTAATCTGAAGATATCTTCTCACTAA